Proteins from one Aureimonas sp. SA4125 genomic window:
- a CDS encoding outer membrane protein assembly factor BamD, translated as MTPSRATRARSSLARMSVLLVLGASALALPGCMSGKDNDIDVLALAAETEPADVLYNQGLANLEGGRLKEASAKFNAIDRQYPYSEWARKALVMSAFTSYRSGAYEEAVTSSRRYLNTYPGTSEAAYAQYIIGLAYYRQIPDVTRDQKASARAAAAMQEVIDRYPESEYAEDARTKIRFSRDQLAGKEMQVGRYYLERREYIAAINRFKRVVDAFPQTRHVEEALARLTEAYYAMGLVQEAQAAASVLGQNFPESQWYKDSYSLLQSKGLEPRAGSGSSWFGKATAAITGASS; from the coding sequence ATGACGCCATCGCGCGCGACGCGAGCGAGATCCTCGCTGGCACGAATGTCGGTCCTCCTGGTCCTCGGCGCTTCCGCTCTCGCGCTTCCGGGCTGCATGTCCGGCAAGGACAACGATATCGACGTCCTGGCGCTTGCCGCCGAAACCGAGCCTGCGGACGTTCTCTACAATCAGGGCCTCGCCAATCTCGAGGGCGGCCGCCTGAAGGAAGCCTCGGCCAAGTTCAACGCCATCGATCGCCAGTACCCGTACTCGGAATGGGCCCGCAAGGCGTTGGTGATGAGCGCCTTCACGAGCTATCGAAGCGGCGCCTACGAGGAGGCCGTCACGTCGTCGCGGCGCTATCTCAATACCTATCCCGGTACGAGCGAAGCGGCCTACGCCCAGTACATCATCGGCCTTGCCTACTACCGCCAGATCCCGGACGTCACGCGCGACCAGAAGGCTTCGGCCCGCGCTGCTGCCGCTATGCAGGAGGTGATCGATCGCTATCCGGAATCGGAATATGCCGAGGATGCCCGCACGAAGATCCGCTTCTCGCGCGACCAGCTTGCCGGCAAGGAGATGCAGGTCGGCCGCTATTATCTCGAGCGCCGCGAGTACATCGCCGCGATCAACCGGTTCAAGCGCGTCGTCGACGCCTTTCCGCAGACGCGCCATGTCGAGGAAGCGCTGGCACGCCTGACGGAGGCGTATTACGCGATGGGGCTGGTGCAGGAGGCCCAGGCGGCCGCCTCGGTGCTCGGGCAGAATTTCCCGGAATCGCAGTGGTACAAGGATTCCTACTCGCTGCTGCAATCCAAGGGTCTCGAGCCGCGCGCCGGCTCCGGCAGTTCCTGGTTTGGCAAGGCGACAGCGGCAATCACCGGCGCCTCTTCCTGA
- the lpxC gene encoding UDP-3-O-acyl-N-acetylglucosamine deacetylase, producing the protein MIIHQHTIDARIDFDGVGVHAGTSVRLTLLPAKAHSGIVFHLVDADGTTLRSIKALSSNVPATDLSTIVGDPSGQHVATIEHLMAALYAMGVDNVAIEIHGNEIPIMDGCSAAFVAAIESVGLRSQVARRRYIRVLKPVRVEMGACVAEYLPHPGTRFEIEIDFPTPAIGRQTFAADLTPGLFRDELARARTFGFMKDVERLWASGHALGSSLDNSVVIGDDDRIINPDGLRFVDEFVRHKALDAVGDQALAGGRILGCYRSYRGGHKLNAMALQALLADETAHEIVEMPERRRDIVRHSPLIAAAVAAPAHGPQTL; encoded by the coding sequence GTGATCATTCATCAGCACACGATCGACGCGCGGATCGATTTCGACGGCGTCGGCGTTCATGCTGGGACTTCCGTCCGACTGACGCTTCTCCCCGCCAAGGCCCATAGCGGCATCGTCTTCCATCTCGTCGACGCCGACGGCACCACCCTTCGCAGCATCAAGGCGCTCTCGTCCAACGTTCCGGCCACGGACCTGTCGACCATCGTCGGCGACCCGTCCGGCCAGCACGTCGCCACGATCGAGCACCTGATGGCCGCGCTTTATGCCATGGGCGTCGACAACGTCGCCATCGAGATCCATGGCAACGAAATTCCCATCATGGATGGTTGTTCGGCGGCCTTCGTCGCGGCGATTGAGTCCGTCGGCCTGCGCAGCCAGGTGGCACGCCGCCGCTACATCCGCGTTCTGAAGCCGGTGCGCGTCGAGATGGGCGCTTGCGTCGCCGAGTACCTGCCCCATCCCGGCACGCGTTTTGAGATCGAGATCGATTTTCCGACGCCGGCCATCGGCCGCCAGACGTTTGCGGCCGACCTCACACCTGGTCTCTTCCGCGACGAACTCGCTCGCGCCCGCACCTTCGGCTTCATGAAGGATGTCGAGCGTCTCTGGGCCTCCGGCCATGCGCTGGGCTCGTCGCTCGACAACTCAGTGGTCATCGGCGACGACGACCGCATCATCAATCCGGACGGGCTGCGCTTCGTCGACGAATTCGTCCGTCACAAAGCGCTGGATGCCGTCGGTGACCAGGCGCTTGCCGGTGGCCGGATCCTCGGCTGCTACCGGTCCTATCGCGGCGGCCACAAGCTGAACGCAATGGCCCTGCAGGCGCTTCTGGCAGATGAAACCGCGCACGAGATCGTCGAGATGCCGGAGCGTCGCCGCGACATCGTCCGCCATTCGCCGCTGATCGCAGCTGCAGTCGCGGCGCCCGCCCATGGACCGCAGACACTCTGA
- the ftsZ gene encoding cell division protein FtsZ, with the protein MSINLAKPDITELKPRITVFGVGGGGCNAVNNMINAGLEGVEFVIANTDAQALRSSRAERVIQMGVAVTEGLGAGSQPEVGRAAAEESLDEICDHLLGSHMCFVTAGMGGGTGTGAAPVVARAAREKGILTVGVVTKPFHFEGQRRLRIAEQGIEDLQKNVDTLIVIPNQNLFRIANDKTTFADAFGMADQVLYSGVACITDLMVKEGLINLDFADVRSVMREMGKAMMGTGEASGEGRAMAAAEAAIANPLLDETSMKGAKGLLISITGGRDLTLFEVDEAATRIREEVDSDANIILGATFDENLEGVIRVSVVATGIDKTAQEAYDRPIEIRHAPMMPRPVAAPAPAPQMHQPAPVPAMPMVAETRAPAPVYQEEPVLESLDIEDDFTAALQAEIAEVAVHAPVADQRREAPMTALRMPRVEDFPPMVQAEYSSKTAPESADDKGPMGLLRRLTTGLSRHSDEEATAEAARQARVEPRRAVEPNPYAPRRQAAETAARPVSAQRPISDDEQLEIPAFLRRQSN; encoded by the coding sequence ATGTCTATCAACCTCGCCAAGCCCGACATCACCGAACTGAAGCCCCGGATCACCGTGTTCGGTGTCGGCGGCGGTGGCTGCAACGCGGTCAACAACATGATCAATGCCGGTCTCGAGGGCGTTGAGTTCGTCATCGCCAACACCGATGCCCAGGCGCTTCGTTCCTCGCGCGCCGAGCGGGTCATCCAGATGGGTGTCGCCGTCACCGAAGGCCTCGGCGCCGGCTCGCAGCCGGAAGTCGGCCGCGCCGCCGCCGAAGAATCGCTCGACGAGATCTGCGATCATCTCCTCGGCTCGCACATGTGCTTCGTCACCGCCGGCATGGGCGGCGGCACCGGCACCGGAGCTGCCCCCGTCGTCGCCCGTGCGGCACGCGAAAAGGGCATCCTGACCGTCGGCGTCGTCACCAAGCCGTTCCACTTCGAAGGCCAGCGCCGCCTGCGCATCGCCGAGCAGGGCATCGAGGATCTGCAGAAGAACGTCGACACGCTGATCGTCATTCCGAACCAGAACCTCTTCCGCATCGCCAACGACAAGACCACTTTCGCCGACGCCTTCGGCATGGCCGACCAGGTGCTCTACTCGGGCGTCGCCTGCATCACCGACCTGATGGTCAAGGAAGGCCTGATCAACCTCGACTTCGCCGACGTCCGGTCGGTCATGCGCGAGATGGGCAAGGCGATGATGGGCACGGGCGAAGCCTCGGGCGAAGGCCGTGCGATGGCCGCTGCCGAGGCTGCGATCGCCAACCCGCTGCTCGACGAGACGTCGATGAAGGGCGCCAAGGGCCTCCTGATCTCCATCACCGGCGGTCGCGATCTGACCCTCTTCGAAGTCGACGAAGCGGCGACCCGCATTCGCGAGGAAGTCGATTCCGACGCCAACATCATCCTCGGCGCCACCTTCGACGAGAACCTGGAAGGTGTCATCCGCGTTTCGGTCGTCGCCACCGGCATCGATAAGACGGCGCAGGAAGCCTATGACCGTCCGATCGAAATCCGCCATGCGCCGATGATGCCGCGCCCCGTCGCCGCGCCAGCGCCGGCCCCGCAGATGCACCAGCCGGCACCCGTCCCGGCGATGCCGATGGTGGCCGAGACGCGGGCTCCGGCGCCCGTCTATCAGGAAGAGCCGGTCCTGGAGAGCCTCGACATCGAGGACGACTTCACCGCCGCGCTGCAGGCCGAGATCGCTGAAGTCGCCGTCCATGCGCCGGTCGCCGATCAGCGCCGCGAGGCTCCGATGACAGCGCTGCGCATGCCGCGGGTCGAAGATTTCCCGCCGATGGTTCAGGCCGAATACTCGAGCAAGACCGCCCCCGAATCGGCCGACGACAAGGGTCCGATGGGTCTTCTGCGTCGCCTGACGACCGGCCTGTCGCGTCACAGCGACGAGGAAGCGACCGCCGAGGCCGCGCGCCAGGCCCGGGTCGAGCCGCGCCGCGCCGTCGAGCCGAACCCTTACGCCCCGCGGCGCCAGGCGGCCGAAACGGCAGCCCGTCCGGTCTCCGCCCAGCGGCCGATCAGCGACGATGAGCAGCTGGAAATTCCGGCCTTCCTGCGCCGCCAGTCGAACTGA
- the ftsA gene encoding cell division protein FtsA: MTFLSRNSRDLPRMRALPGRRTRIISILDVGTTKVTCLIARLKPRQESEILPGRTHEVEVIGIGHQRSHGIKSGVVVDLDAAEKAIRYCVDAAERMAGLTIDSLIVSLTAGRLKSVRGSAGISTHGAEVSPADLKRVLNLAARAPIEAGRLALHSVPFDISLDGETGLENPQGMIGQRLGADMHILTAEETPLRNLEAAINRARLVVEAFVATPFASGLASLVDDEAEMGSACIDMGGGATTIAIFQNGRFVYADSVALGGQHITMDLARGLSIRPDDAERLKVMHGSAMSELMADSDTVEVAPLGEDGFEAPINVARSLVARIIRPRVEETLELIRDRLAASGLGHVIGKRVVLTGGASQLAGLSDTARIIMQRNVRLGRPVGVAGLTAANKSPAFATAVGLLIYPQVSTMEHFPDTSATSFAFDETTRVGRLGSWLRKSF; encoded by the coding sequence ATGACGTTTCTGTCCCGGAACTCCCGCGACCTGCCGCGCATGCGCGCCCTTCCTGGCCGTCGCACCCGCATCATTTCCATTCTCGACGTGGGCACCACCAAGGTCACCTGCCTGATCGCCCGGCTGAAGCCGCGGCAGGAGAGCGAGATCCTGCCCGGCCGTACCCACGAAGTCGAAGTCATCGGCATCGGCCATCAGCGCTCGCACGGCATCAAGTCCGGCGTCGTCGTCGACCTCGATGCGGCCGAGAAGGCCATCCGCTACTGCGTCGACGCGGCCGAGCGGATGGCGGGCCTCACCATCGATTCCCTGATCGTCTCGCTCACCGCGGGACGGCTGAAGAGCGTGCGCGGCTCGGCCGGGATTTCAACGCATGGCGCCGAAGTCTCGCCCGCCGACCTGAAGCGCGTTCTCAACCTGGCCGCCCGCGCGCCGATCGAGGCGGGGCGCCTGGCCCTGCATTCGGTGCCCTTCGACATCTCGCTCGACGGCGAGACCGGTCTTGAGAACCCGCAGGGCATGATCGGCCAGCGGCTTGGCGCCGACATGCACATCCTCACCGCCGAAGAGACGCCGCTGCGCAATCTCGAGGCGGCGATCAACCGCGCCCGGCTCGTCGTCGAAGCTTTCGTTGCGACGCCCTTTGCTTCGGGTCTCGCCTCGCTCGTCGACGACGAGGCGGAGATGGGCTCGGCCTGCATCGACATGGGCGGCGGCGCGACGACCATCGCCATCTTCCAGAACGGCCGTTTCGTCTATGCCGATTCGGTGGCCCTCGGCGGTCAGCACATCACCATGGATCTTGCCCGCGGCCTGTCGATCCGGCCCGACGACGCCGAGCGGCTGAAAGTCATGCATGGTTCGGCGATGAGCGAGCTGATGGCCGATTCCGACACGGTCGAGGTTGCGCCGCTGGGCGAGGACGGCTTCGAGGCGCCGATCAACGTGGCTCGCTCGCTCGTCGCCCGCATCATCCGGCCGCGCGTCGAGGAGACGCTGGAACTCATTCGCGACCGGCTCGCCGCCTCGGGCCTCGGCCATGTCATCGGCAAGCGCGTCGTCCTCACCGGCGGCGCCAGCCAGCTCGCCGGTCTCAGCGACACGGCCCGTATCATCATGCAGCGCAATGTCCGGCTCGGGCGGCCCGTCGGGGTCGCCGGCCTGACCGCGGCCAACAAGAGCCCCGCCTTCGCAACGGCGGTCGGCCTTCTGATCTATCCGCAGGTGTCGACGATGGAGCATTTTCCCGACACCTCGGCCACCAGTTTCGCTTTCGACGAGACGACCCGCGTCGGGCGCCTCGGCTCCTGGTTGCGAAAGAGTTTCTGA
- a CDS encoding cell division protein FtsQ/DivIB yields the protein MRSLNAERRPVAVPSSRLGFRLSVAGRRLAALGERLSHFPAPRFGVIATVLLTSTGLYGMSLGQHTTTVIDAVSQPLGFSIDKIDVSGNSETSEIDVLQALWQTGAQSLPSLDPDAARQTLEGMPWIEKASVAKTYPDRVAITLTERKPFALWQKGRELFVVDRDGREIVPYVVGRFSGLPFVVGTGAALHGAEFVEAMEVLPELRARVKAYIRVGDRRWDLRLENGMTVRLPEEGAIEAAADVSRMDRELGLLSRDILVVDMRIEDRVVVRLTPDALVRRDAAMKERMKNIKRSQKAKPV from the coding sequence ATGCGATCGCTGAATGCGGAAAGACGCCCCGTGGCCGTCCCGTCGTCGCGGCTCGGTTTTCGCCTGTCGGTCGCCGGGCGCCGCCTCGCGGCTCTCGGCGAGCGGCTGTCGCACTTCCCGGCGCCACGCTTCGGGGTCATCGCGACGGTGCTCCTGACTTCCACCGGCCTCTACGGCATGTCGCTTGGCCAGCATACCACGACCGTCATCGACGCGGTGTCGCAGCCGCTCGGCTTCTCGATCGACAAGATCGACGTCTCCGGCAACAGCGAGACCTCGGAGATCGACGTGCTGCAGGCCCTCTGGCAGACCGGCGCGCAGAGCCTTCCCTCGCTCGATCCCGACGCGGCGCGCCAGACGCTCGAAGGCATGCCGTGGATCGAGAAGGCCTCGGTTGCCAAGACCTATCCCGACCGGGTCGCGATCACGCTGACCGAGCGCAAGCCCTTTGCCCTCTGGCAGAAGGGACGCGAGCTCTTCGTCGTCGACCGCGACGGCCGCGAGATCGTGCCTTACGTCGTCGGCCGTTTCTCCGGCCTGCCTTTCGTCGTCGGAACCGGTGCCGCCTTGCACGGGGCTGAATTCGTCGAGGCGATGGAGGTCCTGCCAGAGCTTCGCGCAAGGGTGAAGGCATACATTCGCGTCGGGGACAGGCGTTGGGATCTTCGCCTCGAGAACGGCATGACGGTCCGCCTGCCCGAAGAGGGCGCGATCGAGGCCGCGGCGGATGTCAGCCGCATGGATAGGGAACTGGGCTTGCTGTCGCGTGACATCCTTGTTGTCGACATGCGTATCGAGGATCGGGTGGTCGTTCGCCTGACGCCTGACGCCCTCGTGCGCCGCGATGCGGCCATGAAAGAACGCATGAAGAATATCAAACGCAGCCAGAAGGCGAAGCCGGTATGA
- a CDS encoding D-alanine--D-alanine ligase — MTKHVAVLMGGFSSERPVSLSSGNACADALEAEGFRVTRVDVGRDIMTVLADLRPDVAFNALHGPFGEDGKIQGVLEYLEIPYTHSGVLASALAMDKVKAKILAKAAGIPVAEAKVLDRRVVAEKHVMATPYVVKPIAEGSSFGVLIVREDQAHPPQQLFDAEWAFGDMVMVERFVHGRELTCAVMGDVALGVCEITTEGHAFYNYESKYLPGGSQHVIPAQIPAHVTRRVQEYSLAAHAAVGCRGVSRSDFRYDDRFGEGGELIWLEINTQPGMTPTSLVPDIGQAAGHSFGELLSWLVGDASCDR, encoded by the coding sequence ATGACGAAGCATGTGGCGGTGTTGATGGGCGGTTTTTCGAGCGAGAGGCCGGTCAGCCTCTCCTCGGGCAATGCCTGCGCCGACGCGCTCGAGGCCGAGGGCTTCCGCGTCACGCGCGTCGATGTCGGTCGCGACATCATGACGGTGCTTGCCGATCTCAGACCGGACGTTGCCTTCAACGCCCTTCACGGCCCTTTCGGCGAGGACGGCAAGATCCAGGGCGTCCTCGAATATCTCGAGATTCCCTACACGCATTCGGGCGTCCTCGCCTCGGCGCTGGCGATGGACAAGGTCAAGGCCAAGATCCTTGCCAAGGCCGCCGGCATTCCGGTGGCCGAGGCGAAGGTGCTCGACCGGCGCGTCGTCGCCGAGAAGCACGTGATGGCGACGCCCTATGTCGTCAAGCCCATCGCGGAGGGGTCGAGTTTCGGCGTCCTCATCGTGCGCGAGGATCAGGCGCATCCGCCGCAGCAGCTCTTCGACGCCGAATGGGCGTTCGGCGACATGGTGATGGTCGAGCGCTTCGTGCACGGTCGCGAGCTGACCTGCGCCGTCATGGGCGATGTCGCGCTCGGCGTCTGCGAAATCACCACCGAGGGCCATGCCTTCTACAACTACGAATCCAAATACCTGCCGGGTGGGTCGCAGCACGTGATCCCGGCGCAGATTCCGGCGCATGTCACGCGCCGGGTGCAGGAATATTCACTGGCCGCCCATGCCGCCGTCGGCTGCCGCGGCGTCAGCCGGTCGGATTTCCGCTATGACGACCGTTTCGGCGAAGGCGGCGAGCTGATCTGGCTGGAGATCAATACCCAGCCCGGTATGACGCCGACCTCGCTGGTGCCCGATATCGGCCAGGCCGCAGGGCACTCTTTCGGCGAACTGCTCAGCTGGCTCGTGGGAGACGCGTCATGCGATCGCTGA